In one window of Methanosarcina vacuolata Z-761 DNA:
- a CDS encoding helix-turn-helix transcriptional regulator, with translation MSQKRKDLLLLLKNGGKPIEEIVKGLNVNPTGMLPQIKKLKDENLVFQEDREYRLTPLAKILVEKMEPLLDTLQVIEENAEYWQDRDLSELPRTFLERLNELKFCFLVRPDPDNIFEPSSVFLDNIRKSKKILCFSSIFHPVFSEIFLANKDNDTRITLVVTEKICERLKTDFKEELKLYLAREKRRLFICKNEIKIAMLVKTEYFMAADFLTSNGIFDQETIMGFEPAALRWTEDLVLHYKEQAQHI, from the coding sequence ATGTCCCAAAAGAGAAAAGACCTTTTGCTCCTTCTCAAAAACGGAGGTAAGCCGATAGAGGAAATAGTAAAAGGTCTGAACGTTAACCCGACGGGCATGCTTCCCCAAATCAAAAAACTGAAGGATGAAAATCTTGTTTTTCAGGAAGATCGGGAGTACAGGCTAACGCCTCTTGCAAAAATTTTGGTTGAGAAGATGGAGCCTTTGCTTGATACTCTGCAGGTCATTGAGGAGAATGCGGAATATTGGCAGGATCGTGATCTCTCCGAATTACCCAGGACATTTCTGGAAAGGCTTAATGAACTGAAGTTCTGCTTCCTTGTTAGACCTGATCCTGATAATATTTTTGAGCCTTCTTCCGTATTCCTGGATAACATAAGAAAATCAAAAAAGATACTCTGCTTTTCATCAATATTTCACCCGGTCTTTTCTGAAATATTTCTGGCAAATAAAGACAACGATACCAGAATAACCCTTGTAGTAACAGAAAAAATCTGTGAAAGACTGAAAACTGATTTCAAAGAAGAACTGAAACTTTATTTGGCCAGAGAGAAAAGAAGGCTTTTTATCTGTAAGAACGAGATAAAGATTGCTATGCTGGTTAAGACCGAATACTTCATGGCTGCTGATTTTCTTACTTCAAATGGGATTTTTGACCAGGAAACTATTATGGGTTTCGAGCCTGCAGCTCTGAGATGGACTGAAGACCTTGTTTTGCATTACAAAGAGCAGGCTCAGCATATATAA
- the hsp20 gene encoding archaeal heat shock protein Hsp20 codes for MERDSKKRRNFFDEIFGIDPVKDVDEMFERLSRAMGMSTENFGQDPFIYGFSLTQRPGEEPEIREFGNIPMFEHTETEEHCYLDTRKPLIDVLETEETVHVIAEIPGIEKENIRLNATDLILDIETIDGNPKYSERVELPVKVDPQSAKATYKNGVLEVTFKRLESISRTSINIE; via the coding sequence ATGGAAAGAGATAGTAAAAAAAGGAGAAATTTTTTCGATGAAATCTTCGGAATTGACCCGGTTAAGGACGTGGATGAAATGTTTGAACGTCTTAGCAGGGCAATGGGTATGAGTACGGAAAATTTCGGGCAGGACCCTTTCATCTATGGATTTTCGTTAACTCAGAGACCAGGGGAAGAACCTGAAATCCGTGAATTCGGGAATATTCCTATGTTTGAGCATACTGAGACCGAAGAACATTGTTATCTTGACACAAGAAAACCCCTGATTGATGTACTGGAAACCGAAGAGACGGTTCATGTGATTGCCGAGATTCCGGGCATTGAGAAAGAAAATATTAGATTAAACGCAACTGATTTAATACTTGACATCGAAACAATAGATGGGAATCCAAAATATTCCGAACGTGTGGAACTGCCGGTAAAGGTTGACCCCCAGAGTGCCAAAGCTACATACAAAAACGGTGTGCTGGAAGTTACCTTTAAGAGGCTGGAATCCATTTCCCGAACCTCAATAAATATTGAGTGA
- a CDS encoding methionyl-tRNA formyltransferase: MRIAVITQGVSNVFESIIESGHEVVGIVECSRTREPNSFLKAIGGAFTDVYYSFTSRPLNLKNFSTKLKIPYYYLRKGDNETFQKWMKHLQPDIIVVYSMSHLLKENIFTIPKLGTINLHYSHLPEYRGPSPLFWEYYDYILNPGVTLHYINKGEDTGDIIFQERILISSGDKLEEVVKKLSLTGIKFLLKTMDMIESGDVPRIKQSSTTPTVRARKIKPGEYSKLIKWDDWGVERVFHFLSGTPKYHYTLMKKPNLHKLGFTIKILNKEKCNTSGYKVGELYKENSKNFLVCKNGKIYVDVTFSPASFLARIYPYIC, from the coding sequence TTGAGAATTGCAGTTATTACACAGGGAGTTTCTAACGTTTTTGAATCCATTATTGAATCAGGACATGAGGTAGTGGGAATTGTTGAGTGCTCCCGGACAAGAGAACCTAACTCATTCCTTAAAGCTATAGGAGGGGCTTTTACAGACGTATATTATTCATTCACCTCCAGGCCTTTAAATTTAAAAAACTTCTCTACAAAACTGAAAATTCCTTATTACTACTTAAGGAAAGGAGACAACGAAACCTTTCAAAAATGGATGAAGCATTTACAGCCCGATATTATAGTTGTGTATTCTATGTCTCATCTCTTGAAGGAGAATATATTTACTATCCCGAAACTTGGGACTATTAATCTTCATTATTCACATCTTCCAGAATACAGAGGGCCATCTCCCCTTTTCTGGGAATATTACGATTATATACTTAATCCAGGAGTCACTCTTCATTATATAAACAAAGGCGAGGATACCGGCGATATAATTTTCCAGGAAAGGATTCTTATAAGTTCAGGTGACAAGCTCGAGGAAGTTGTTAAGAAGTTATCCTTAACAGGAATAAAATTTCTTCTAAAAACAATGGATATGATTGAGAGTGGAGATGTTCCCAGAATAAAGCAGTCTTCAACTACTCCAACTGTGAGAGCCAGAAAGATTAAACCTGGTGAATATAGTAAGCTCATAAAATGGGATGATTGGGGTGTTGAAAGAGTATTTCATTTTTTAAGTGGTACTCCGAAGTATCATTACACTCTGATGAAAAAACCCAATTTGCATAAACTAGGGTTCACGATTAAAATTCTGAATAAAGAAAAATGTAATACTTCCGGATATAAAGTAGGAGAACTTTATAAGGAAAATTCAAAAAACTTTTTAGTTTGCAAAAACGGAAAAATATATGTTGATGTTACATTTTCACCTGCGAGTTTTCTTGCCCGAATTTACCCTTATATATGCTGA
- a CDS encoding CDC48 family AAA ATPase: protein MIEEINLRVAEAYHKDVGRGIARIDTRLMQQMELVSGDIIEISGKAKTYAIVWPNVEREQENRIRIDGNLRSNAKVGIDDRVTIQKVQAKHAQRVTLAPSQPVRLVGGAHYILRIIEGRPLNKGQQIRVETVNNPLTFVVASTRPAGPVVVTKDTDIVIKEKSVEEARVPEGISYEDIGGLKREIQLVREMIELPLRHPELFQKLGIEPPKGVLLHGPPGTGKTLIAKAVASETDANFITISGPEIVSKYYGESEQKLREIFEEAEKEAPSIIFIDEIDSIAPKRGEVTGELERRVVAQLLSLMDGLKSRGEVVVIAATNRPNSIDEALRRGGRFDREIEIGIPDRNGRKQILLIHTRGMPIQDVSLSEIADVTHGFVGADLSSLCKEAAMHALRRITPEIDIEEEEIPQEILDKLVVTRDDFKEALKNIEPSAMREVYVEVPHVGWEDIGGLENAKQELIEAVEWPLKYPELFSTINIKPPRGVLLFGPPGTGKTLLAKAVASESEANFISIKGPELLSKYVGESERAVRETFRKAKQAAPTVVFFDEIDSIAPQRSSVSDTHVSERVVSQILTELDGVEELKDVIIVAATNRPDMVDPALLRPGRFDRLIYIKPPDNTSREKIFEIHTQGKPLAEDVNLAELADMTEGYVGADIQGICREAAMLALREIVTPGAGRKDLAKRAGEVRISKKHFERAIRRVKPTTSRENLVAYERSAELFAKYATEFEEEAPESEEQEKEIEHENVPGFFQAQ from the coding sequence ATGATTGAAGAAATTAATTTGAGAGTTGCTGAAGCTTATCATAAGGATGTGGGCAGGGGAATTGCAAGAATTGACACCCGCTTGATGCAGCAGATGGAACTTGTAAGCGGGGATATAATTGAGATCTCAGGGAAAGCTAAGACCTACGCAATTGTCTGGCCAAATGTAGAACGTGAACAGGAAAATCGGATCCGGATTGACGGTAACCTCCGCAGTAATGCCAAAGTTGGGATTGATGATAGGGTTACAATCCAGAAAGTCCAGGCAAAACACGCCCAGAGAGTTACCCTTGCTCCTTCTCAGCCTGTAAGACTTGTTGGAGGGGCTCACTACATCCTTAGAATTATCGAGGGAAGACCTTTGAACAAAGGTCAGCAGATCAGGGTGGAAACTGTAAATAACCCTTTGACTTTCGTAGTTGCATCTACAAGACCTGCAGGACCTGTTGTTGTTACTAAAGACACTGATATAGTGATTAAGGAGAAATCAGTTGAGGAGGCCCGGGTTCCAGAAGGTATTTCTTATGAGGATATCGGTGGGCTTAAACGGGAAATTCAACTTGTCAGAGAAATGATTGAGTTGCCGTTGAGACATCCTGAACTCTTCCAGAAACTTGGAATTGAGCCCCCAAAAGGAGTGCTGCTTCACGGGCCTCCAGGCACGGGTAAAACACTGATCGCAAAGGCAGTCGCAAGTGAAACCGATGCAAATTTCATTACTATTAGCGGCCCTGAAATCGTTTCCAAGTATTATGGAGAAAGCGAGCAGAAGCTTCGCGAGATTTTCGAGGAAGCCGAAAAGGAAGCGCCTTCTATTATCTTCATAGATGAGATTGATTCCATCGCCCCCAAGCGCGGCGAAGTAACAGGAGAATTGGAACGCAGGGTAGTTGCCCAGTTGCTCTCCCTTATGGACGGGCTAAAGTCCAGGGGCGAGGTAGTTGTAATTGCTGCCACAAACCGCCCGAACTCAATAGATGAAGCTCTCCGCCGTGGTGGAAGATTTGATCGGGAAATAGAAATCGGAATTCCCGATCGGAACGGCAGGAAGCAGATTCTTCTCATTCACACCAGAGGTATGCCTATTCAGGATGTAAGCCTTAGTGAAATTGCAGATGTAACTCATGGATTTGTAGGCGCTGATCTGTCTTCCCTCTGTAAAGAAGCAGCAATGCATGCTCTCAGAAGGATAACACCTGAAATCGATATCGAAGAGGAAGAAATTCCACAGGAAATTCTTGATAAACTCGTAGTCACCAGAGATGATTTCAAGGAAGCCCTGAAGAATATCGAGCCGTCTGCAATGAGGGAAGTTTATGTTGAGGTTCCGCATGTAGGATGGGAGGATATCGGAGGACTTGAAAATGCAAAGCAGGAACTTATTGAGGCTGTTGAGTGGCCCCTGAAGTATCCTGAACTCTTCAGCACTATCAATATAAAACCTCCCAGAGGAGTGTTACTGTTTGGGCCTCCTGGTACAGGTAAAACCTTGCTTGCAAAGGCCGTTGCAAGTGAAAGCGAAGCCAATTTTATCAGCATTAAAGGTCCAGAACTTCTCAGCAAGTATGTGGGAGAATCCGAGCGTGCGGTTAGGGAAACCTTCAGGAAAGCCAAACAGGCTGCACCGACGGTTGTCTTCTTTGACGAAATCGATTCAATTGCACCCCAAAGAAGTTCTGTTTCAGATACGCACGTGTCCGAAAGAGTTGTTAGCCAGATCCTCACCGAACTGGATGGAGTAGAGGAACTCAAGGATGTAATTATTGTTGCGGCCACAAACCGGCCTGATATGGTAGATCCTGCGCTCCTCAGGCCTGGCCGCTTTGATAGGCTCATCTATATCAAGCCACCTGATAACACAAGCAGGGAAAAGATCTTTGAGATCCATACGCAGGGAAAACCTCTTGCAGAAGATGTAAATCTCGCCGAGCTTGCTGATATGACCGAAGGGTACGTAGGTGCAGACATCCAGGGTATTTGCAGGGAGGCTGCGATGCTGGCCCTGAGAGAAATCGTCACTCCAGGAGCTGGCAGAAAGGACCTCGCGAAACGGGCAGGAGAAGTCAGGATTTCAAAGAAGCACTTTGAACGCGCAATCCGCCGTGTGAAGCCTACAACATCCAGGGAAAACCTCGTGGCTTATGAACGGAGTGCTGAACTCTTTGCTAAATACGCAACTGAATTTGAAGAAGAAGCTCCCGAGTCTGAAGAACAGGAAAAAGAAATAGAACACGAAAATGTCCCGGGTTTCTTTCAGGCTCAGTAA
- a CDS encoding Zn-ribbon domain-containing protein: MPHRCTRCGTIFEDGDSVILSGCPNCGWNKFLYVKTECEDSENQEKLALEGQKLDLESSLDEVVRNIDEALASERESVKQEPEAERETDEDRVESVRILGPGSYELNLDSLLERKELVMAIREEGSYALHLPSVFSQQKENKKKN, translated from the coding sequence ATGCCCCACAGATGTACCAGATGCGGAACCATTTTTGAAGACGGAGATTCTGTCATCCTGAGCGGCTGCCCAAATTGCGGTTGGAATAAATTCCTTTATGTAAAAACAGAATGTGAAGATTCGGAAAATCAGGAAAAGCTTGCTCTGGAAGGACAAAAGCTGGATCTGGAATCCTCTCTGGATGAAGTTGTCAGGAATATTGACGAGGCTCTTGCTTCTGAGCGGGAAAGCGTAAAGCAGGAACCAGAAGCCGAGAGGGAAACAGATGAAGATAGAGTAGAGTCCGTAAGAATCCTTGGGCCTGGCTCCTATGAACTTAACCTGGACTCCCTTCTTGAAAGAAAAGAACTCGTTATGGCAATCCGGGAAGAAGGGTCTTATGCTCTACACCTGCCCTCGGTTTTCAGCCAGCAAAAGGAAAACAAAAAGAAAAACTAA
- a CDS encoding GMP synthase subunit A → MKELKILVVNNYGQFCHLIHRAVRDLDMDTKIIPNTTPIEDILAEEPDGLILSGGPEMDRAGLCFDYVREIDLPILGICLGHQAIALAYGGHVHAGKKGGYAEVEVEVLEEDDILRGLGPRTTVWASHADEVAILPEGFIHLARSDVCEIEAMRHPTKPIYGVQWHPEVSHTEKGEELLTNFLEICEKY, encoded by the coding sequence ATGAAAGAGCTGAAAATTCTTGTTGTTAATAACTACGGACAATTTTGCCATCTCATTCACCGGGCTGTTCGAGACCTTGACATGGATACGAAAATAATTCCCAATACAACGCCAATTGAGGATATCCTGGCAGAAGAACCGGACGGACTGATCCTGAGTGGTGGGCCGGAAATGGATAGGGCAGGTTTATGTTTTGATTACGTCCGGGAAATCGATCTCCCTATTCTTGGGATTTGCCTCGGGCATCAGGCAATTGCCCTGGCATATGGAGGGCACGTTCATGCAGGGAAAAAAGGCGGGTATGCAGAGGTTGAGGTAGAAGTTCTCGAAGAAGATGATATTCTGCGTGGACTCGGACCCAGGACTACAGTGTGGGCTTCCCATGCAGATGAGGTTGCCATCCTCCCTGAGGGCTTTATCCATCTTGCCCGTTCTGATGTATGTGAAATTGAAGCCATGCGCCACCCGACGAAACCTATTTACGGTGTCCAGTGGCATCCTGAGGTTTCCCACACAGAGAAGGGAGAAGAACTGCTTACTAACTTCCTTGAAATTTGTGAAAAATATTAA
- a CDS encoding ArsR/SmtB family transcription factor, which translates to MDPAKLLDILGNENRRKIIQLLANRPCYVSEISSRLGVGPKAIISHLGLLEQAGLIECSVDEQRRKYFNIANNMRLEVSVSPYSYTVTLHDVTFDRGKNEEDPVEKEIPPGEESSTLFLKLSSRLKELKKRQEELAQMQQQLQVEYTEAMDHCLDSIEEIARNPVECELLFELLKNETTLATLCYNLRLHPSIVNANLIGLTKRGFIEYGIKNNQYYWKIRETGVENE; encoded by the coding sequence ATGGACCCGGCAAAATTACTTGACATTCTGGGGAATGAAAACCGCAGGAAGATTATTCAACTTCTTGCAAACCGTCCCTGCTATGTCAGTGAGATCTCTAGCAGGTTGGGAGTAGGACCAAAAGCCATAATAAGTCATCTAGGTCTGCTTGAGCAGGCAGGACTTATAGAATGCAGTGTGGATGAACAGAGGCGTAAATACTTCAATATCGCAAACAACATGCGGCTTGAAGTGTCAGTATCCCCATATTCCTATACGGTAACACTCCATGATGTTACTTTTGATAGGGGGAAAAATGAAGAGGATCCTGTGGAAAAGGAGATCCCACCAGGGGAAGAATCTTCGACTTTATTTCTTAAATTGAGCAGCAGGCTTAAGGAACTCAAAAAAAGGCAAGAAGAGCTTGCGCAGATGCAGCAGCAGCTTCAGGTTGAGTACACAGAAGCTATGGACCATTGTCTTGACTCAATTGAAGAAATAGCCAGGAATCCTGTAGAGTGTGAGCTCCTGTTTGAACTTCTGAAAAATGAAACCACTCTCGCTACCCTATGTTACAACCTGCGCTTGCACCCGAGTATTGTTAACGCTAACCTGATAGGCCTTACAAAGAGGGGGTTTATTGAGTATGGTATCAAAAATAACCAGTATTACTGGAAAATCCGTGAGACCGGAGTTGAGAACGAATGA
- a CDS encoding 2-amino-3,7-dideoxy-D-threo-hept-6-ulosonate synthase codes for MSEIGKKIRIERLMNRESRNMVIIPMDHGISDGPIDGLINITDTVNRVAEGGANAVLMQKGMVKYGHRGYGHDIGLIVHISGSSSLSPDPNAKVQVCTVEEVIKMGADAVSMHINVGSETEADQLEQLGKISRDCTEWGMPLLTMMYPRGKKITNPHDPVNVAHAARIGAELGADVVKTVYTGDPDSFRDVVRGCPVPVVIAGGPKTSTDLELLEMIDGAMEAGARGAAIGRNVFQHKDPVRLTRAICEIVHHRRPVEEALEQLK; via the coding sequence ATGTCAGAAATCGGTAAAAAGATACGGATAGAAAGGCTGATGAACCGGGAAAGCAGAAACATGGTCATTATTCCCATGGACCATGGGATCTCAGACGGGCCTATTGACGGGCTTATCAATATCACTGATACAGTGAACAGAGTTGCCGAAGGAGGAGCAAATGCCGTCCTTATGCAGAAAGGAATGGTAAAATACGGGCACAGAGGATACGGCCACGATATAGGCCTTATTGTGCATATAAGTGGTTCTTCTTCCCTGAGTCCGGACCCCAATGCTAAAGTGCAGGTCTGTACAGTAGAGGAAGTCATTAAGATGGGAGCCGATGCCGTTTCTATGCATATCAACGTCGGCTCTGAAACCGAAGCTGACCAGCTCGAGCAGCTAGGTAAAATTTCCAGAGACTGTACGGAATGGGGAATGCCTCTCCTTACTATGATGTACCCCAGAGGTAAAAAGATCACAAATCCTCACGACCCTGTAAATGTAGCGCACGCTGCAAGGATCGGGGCCGAGCTCGGTGCTGATGTTGTAAAAACGGTATACACCGGAGACCCCGATAGCTTCAGAGACGTTGTAAGAGGCTGCCCTGTACCTGTAGTTATCGCAGGAGGACCTAAAACCTCAACGGATCTGGAACTCCTGGAGATGATTGACGGGGCGATGGAAGCAGGAGCCAGAGGTGCTGCAATTGGAAGAAATGTTTTCCAGCATAAAGACCCTGTTAGACTCACCCGGGCTATTTGCGAAATAGTACATCATAGAAGGCCTGTAGAAGAAGCCCTCGAACAGCTAAAGTGA
- a CDS encoding signal recognition particle protein Srp54, which yields MVMEKLGDSLQGALKKLIGAGRIDERTVNEVVKDIQRALLQADVNVKLVMGMSQRIKERAMKEDPPAGMNPREHVIRIVYQELMEIIGKGAVIQLKPQIIMMVGLQGSGKTTSTAKLARYFQRKGLKAGVIAADTFRPGAYHQLKTLCEKLNVAFYGEENNPDAVEITRNGLKALEKYDVKIVDTAGRHALEADLIEEMEQINAVAKPNHKFMVLDAGIGQQASQQAHAFNDSVGITGVIITKLDGTAKGGGALSAVSETKAPIAFIGVGETPEDFEKFEADRFISRLLGMGDLKSLMEKAEETLSEEDVNVEALMQGRFTLKDMYKQLEAMNKMGPLKQIMSMLPLGMGGMGGAKLSDEMFQATSDKMKNYKIIMDSMTEEEMNDPKLIGGSRIKRISRGSGCSPEEVRELLKYHKTMQTALKGFRGGKFNIQKMMKKRLGM from the coding sequence ATGGTAATGGAAAAACTTGGAGACTCCTTACAGGGGGCACTCAAGAAGCTGATCGGCGCGGGGCGAATTGATGAGCGTACGGTCAATGAAGTAGTAAAAGATATCCAGCGGGCTCTGCTCCAGGCCGACGTGAATGTAAAACTTGTTATGGGAATGTCCCAGAGAATCAAAGAGCGTGCGATGAAAGAAGACCCTCCTGCAGGTATGAACCCGAGGGAGCACGTAATCCGTATCGTATACCAGGAATTAATGGAAATTATCGGCAAAGGAGCTGTGATTCAGCTCAAGCCGCAGATTATAATGATGGTTGGGCTTCAGGGAAGCGGAAAAACTACCAGTACAGCAAAGCTTGCTCGATACTTCCAGAGAAAAGGACTTAAAGCAGGGGTTATCGCCGCAGATACCTTCCGACCTGGCGCATATCACCAGCTTAAAACTCTCTGTGAGAAGCTCAACGTAGCTTTCTATGGAGAAGAAAACAATCCCGATGCCGTTGAAATTACCAGAAACGGGCTCAAAGCCCTGGAAAAATACGACGTAAAAATTGTGGATACCGCAGGCCGGCATGCTCTTGAAGCCGATCTAATAGAAGAGATGGAACAGATCAACGCCGTTGCCAAGCCAAATCACAAGTTCATGGTACTGGATGCAGGTATCGGACAGCAGGCAAGCCAGCAGGCACATGCATTTAATGATTCTGTCGGGATTACAGGCGTTATCATAACGAAACTTGACGGCACTGCAAAAGGAGGCGGAGCCCTGTCTGCCGTTTCCGAAACAAAAGCCCCTATTGCCTTTATCGGCGTTGGGGAAACACCGGAAGATTTTGAAAAATTCGAAGCCGACAGGTTCATTTCAAGGCTTCTTGGCATGGGAGACCTTAAAAGCCTGATGGAAAAAGCCGAAGAGACCCTTAGCGAAGAAGACGTAAATGTCGAAGCCCTGATGCAGGGGAGATTCACCCTCAAGGATATGTACAAGCAGCTTGAAGCCATGAACAAAATGGGCCCTCTCAAACAGATTATGTCCATGCTGCCACTGGGAATGGGCGGAATGGGAGGCGCTAAGCTCTCAGATGAGATGTTCCAGGCTACAAGTGACAAGATGAAGAATTACAAGATAATCATGGATTCCATGACTGAAGAAGAAATGAATGACCCCAAGCTTATAGGCGGTTCCCGGATCAAAAGGATTTCAAGAGGCTCGGGATGCAGCCCTGAAGAAGTAAGGGAGCTTCTGAAATATCACAAAACCATGCAGACAGCTCTAAAAGGGTTTAGGGGTGGAAAATTCAATATTCAGAAAATGATGAAGAAAAGACTCGGGATGTAA
- a CDS encoding protease inhibitor I42 family protein yields MKTGTNNKFWKYTKVTTFLLMAFVIILSGCVGNGQNETESENVTNDSQGIIGTNSSHGTTGGDYIYGTAKVESIQIVTLESFPVQIQVIAKGYLPDGCTEINEIKNESEGNAFNITISTKRPKDAFCTQAIKSFTETIPLEVQGLKAGNYTVNVNGVTGSFELPVDNVPEETSGSMSPKQQVITEADNGTSISLENGSTFFLRLKENPTTGYSWELNLSQGLNNISGEYYPPEQPEGIKQPLVGAGGVHLWEIKAVSKGSQQVTGIYKRPWENVTGEEENFILNVEVV; encoded by the coding sequence ATGAAAACAGGAACAAATAATAAGTTTTGGAAGTATACAAAAGTTACAACGTTTCTGCTTATGGCCTTTGTGATTATTCTTTCCGGCTGTGTTGGCAACGGACAGAACGAAACCGAATCAGAAAATGTAACAAATGATAGTCAGGGGATTATTGGAACAAACAGTAGTCACGGAACCACTGGAGGAGATTACATATACGGTACTGCAAAGGTAGAGAGCATACAGATTGTGACCCTTGAGTCATTTCCCGTACAGATACAGGTAATAGCGAAAGGCTACCTCCCAGATGGATGTACTGAAATCAACGAAATAAAGAATGAAAGCGAAGGAAATGCCTTTAATATCACTATAAGTACAAAACGCCCTAAAGATGCATTCTGTACACAGGCTATAAAGAGTTTTACAGAAACAATTCCACTTGAAGTTCAGGGTCTCAAAGCAGGAAATTACACTGTAAATGTGAATGGAGTAACGGGGTCCTTTGAGCTACCTGTAGATAACGTACCTGAAGAAACTTCCGGCTCTATGTCGCCAAAACAACAGGTAATAACCGAAGCGGACAACGGAACAAGTATAAGTCTTGAAAATGGAAGCACATTTTTCCTAAGGCTTAAGGAAAACCCAACCACAGGTTACTCATGGGAACTCAATCTGAGCCAGGGGCTCAATAATATATCAGGGGAATACTATCCACCGGAGCAGCCTGAAGGAATAAAGCAACCTCTTGTGGGCGCGGGAGGAGTCCATTTATGGGAGATTAAAGCCGTATCTAAAGGCAGTCAGCAAGTAACTGGAATATATAAAAGACCCTGGGAGAACGTAACCGGAGAGGAAGAGAACTTTATACTCAATGTTGAGGTTGTCTGA
- a CDS encoding phosphoribosyltransferase, translated as MLTNWDYIYSLCRNISAEIKRSGYEPDVIIALARGGWFAGRVLCDFLGLDDLSSLKIEHYIGDTAIDTGEPYIRYPLSNNVMEGKKVLIVDDIVDTGESMLSARAYVENHKPMEVRTASLQYLGSSKIDPDYIGERLEGWAWIVYPWNFIEDMTSILTKCMRKDPAKLWNLEDLKHSLYINHDLDSIVFEITQPGRLPEVLEEMERVRKVNSELINGKKYWRLL; from the coding sequence GTGCTTACGAATTGGGATTACATTTATAGTTTGTGCCGAAACATATCTGCGGAAATCAAACGTTCTGGATATGAACCGGACGTAATTATTGCGCTTGCAAGGGGAGGCTGGTTTGCCGGGAGAGTGCTCTGCGATTTCCTGGGGCTTGATGACCTATCCAGTCTGAAAATCGAGCACTACATCGGAGACACAGCTATCGATACCGGTGAGCCTTATATTCGATATCCTCTTTCAAACAACGTGATGGAAGGAAAAAAGGTACTTATTGTAGATGATATTGTTGATACTGGAGAAAGTATGCTTAGTGCCAGGGCTTATGTGGAAAATCACAAGCCTATGGAAGTCAGAACCGCTTCATTACAATACCTGGGGAGTTCTAAAATCGACCCCGATTATATTGGCGAACGGCTTGAGGGTTGGGCCTGGATTGTTTATCCCTGGAACTTCATAGAAGATATGACAAGTATCTTGACTAAATGCATGAGAAAAGACCCTGCAAAACTCTGGAATCTTGAAGATCTTAAACACAGCCTTTACATAAACCATGATCTTGACTCTATTGTCTTTGAAATCACCCAGCCAGGAAGGCTTCCAGAAGTTCTGGAGGAGATGGAGAGAGTGCGCAAGGTCAATTCTGAACTAATCAATGGAAAGAAGTACTGGAGATTGTTATAA